The Halichondria panicea chromosome 17, odHalPani1.1, whole genome shotgun sequence DNA segment ggttccatggttccaccgttccatggttccatggttccacagttccatggttccacagtttcatggttccaccgttccatggttccacagttccatggttccacagttccacggttccaccgttccatggttccatagttccatggttccacagttccatggttccaccgttccatggttccatagttccatggttccatggttccaccgttccatggttccatggttccacagttccatggttccacagttccatggttccaccgttccatggttccatggttccaccgttccatggtttcatggttccacagttccatggttccaccgttccatggttccatggttccacggttccatggtttcacagttccacggttccacagttccaccgttccaccgttccatggttccatggttccatagttccacggttccacagttccatggttccacagttccatggttccaccgttccatggttccaccgttccatagttccatggttccatggttccatggttccatggttccatagttccatggttccacagttccatggttccaccgttccatggttccacagttccatggttccacagttccatggttccaccgttccatggttccacagttccatggttccaccgttccattgttccatagttccatggttccatggttccacagttccacagttccatggttccacagttttatggttccaccgttccaccgttccatagttccatggttccacagttccatggttccacggttccatggttccacagttccatggttccacagttccatggttccaccgttccacagttccatggttccaccgtccaccgttccatggttccatagttccatggttccacagttccatggttccatggttccacagttccatggttccacagttccatggttccaccgttccatagttccatggttccatggttccatagttccatggttccacagttccatggttccattgttccatggttccacagttccatggttccacagttccatggttccatcgttccatggttccacagttccatggtttcaccgttccaccgttccatggttccatagttccatggttccatggttccacagttccacagttccatggttccacagttttATGGTTTCActgttccaccgttccatagttccatggttccacagttccatggttccaccgttccatggttccatggttccacagttccatggttccacagttccatggttccaccgttccatggttccaccgtccaccgttccatggttccatagttccacagttccacagttccatagttccatggttccacagttccatggttccacagttccatggttccaccgttccatagttccatggttccacagttccatggttccacagttccatgattctaccgttccatggttccatagttccatggttccatggttccacagttccatggttccaccgttccaccgttccatggttccacagttccatggttccacagttccatggttccacagttccatggttccaccgttccatggttccatagttccatggttccacagttccatggttccaccgttccaccgttccatggttccatagttccatggttccacagttccatggttccacagttccatggttccacagttccatggttccaccgttccaccgttccatggttccatagttccatggttccacagttccatggttccatagttccatggttccacagttccatggttccacagttccatggttccatcgttccatagttccatggttccacagttccatggttccacagttccatggttccatcgttccaccgttccatggttccatagttccatggttccacagttccatggttccatcgTTCCatcgttccatggttccacagttctatggttccaccgttccatggttccatggttctacagttccatggttccaccgttccaccgttccatggttccatagttccatagttccatagttccTACAGTTCCAtcgttccacagttccatggttccacggttccatagttccatggttccacagttccatggttccaccgttccatggttccatggttccaccgttccacggttccatggttccatgattccacagttccatggttccaccgttccatggttctatggttccaccgttccaccgttccatagttccacagttccatggttccaccgtttcATGGTTCcctggttccaccgttccaagcgttccatgatTTCACGGTTCCATAGTttcatggttccacagttccaccgttccaagcgttccatggttccatagttccatggttccacagttccaaggttccatggttccatagtttcaagggttccatggttccatagttccaagtattccaagcgttccaaggttccatggttccatagttccatggttccaagcgttccatagttcctgctgttccatggttcctactgttcctaGGTTCTAAGTGTTCTATGGGTCCAACTTTTCACTTTtcttccatggttccatggttcctactgttccgtGCATGGTTTCTATACTGTTCCTTGTTCCCAGCATTCCATGGTTCCCACTGTTCCTTTAAAAATGTTCAACAATCATGGAACACTTGGAACAATGGAatgcttggaactatggaacacTTGGAatcatggaacagtaggaactatggaacgcttggaaccatggaacagtaggaaccatggaacgcttggaatcatggaacagtaggaatcatggaacgcttggaactatggaaccatggaacgcttggaaccatggaacagtaggaatcACGGAatgcttggaactatggaaccatggaacgcttggaaccatggaacgcttggaactatggaactatggaaccataaaaccatggaactgtggaacaatggaaccatgaaactgtggaaccatggaacgcttggaaccatggaaccgtggaactgtggaactgtggaaccatggaaccatggaactgtggaacagtggaaccatggaaccgtggaacaatggaaccgtggaaccatggatgtggaaccatggacgcttggaaccatggaacgcttggaaccatggaacgcttggaactatggaactatgaattgtggaaccatggaactgtggaaccatggaacgcttggaatcatggaaccgtggaaccatggaactgtggaacggtggaaccatggaactatggaacgcttggaaccatggaaccatggaacgcttggaactatggaaccatagaaccatggaactatggaaccatggaaccgtggaactgtggaaccgtggaaccatgaaactgtggaaccgtggaactgtggaaccgtggaactgtggaaccgtggaaccatgaaactgtggaacggtggaaccatggaactgtggaactatggaacgcttggaaccatggaacgcttggaaccattaAATCTTGGAACCgtgaacggtggaaccatggaacgcttggaacgatggaactgtggaaccatgaaactatggaaccgtggaaccatggaacgcttggaacggtggaaccatggaactgttgaaccatggaactatggaaccatgaactatggaaccatggaacggtggaaccatggaactgtggaaccatggaactgtggaaccatggaactgtaggaactatggaactacggaaccatggaaccatagAACGGTGGAAAGGTGGAAaggtggaacggtggaacggtggaacggtggaaccatggaactgtggaaccatggaactgtggaaccatgaaccatggaaccatggaaccatggaaccgtggaacggtggaaccgtggaactgtggaactgtggaaccatggaacggtggaaccatggaactgtggaaccatggaacggtggaacggtggaacggtggaacggtGGAGCggtggaactgtggaaccatggaactgtggaaccatgaaccatggaactatggaacggtggaaccatggaactgtggaaccatggaacggtggaaccatggaactgtggaaccatggaaccatggaacggtggaaccatggaactgtggaaccatggaaccatggaacggtggaaccatggaactgtggaaccatggaacggtggaaccatggaactgtggaaccatggaactgtggaaccatggaactatggaacggtggagcggtggaaccatggaactgtggaaccatggaactgtggaaccatggaactatggaacggtggaacggtggaaccatggaactgtggaaccatggaactgtggaaccatggaactgtggaaccatggaacggtggaaccatggaaccatggaacggtggaacggtggaaccatggaactataaaaccatggaaccatggaacggtggaaccatggaaccatggaacggtggaacggtggaaccatggaactgtggaaccatggaaccgtggaaccatggaaccatggaacggtggaacggtggaaccatggaactgtggaaccatggaacggtggaactatggaaccatggaacggtggaacggtggaaccatggaactttggaaccatggaaccatggaactatggaaccatggaacggtggaaccatggaactgtggaatcatggaaccatggaacggtggaaccatggaaccatggaacggtggaaccatggaactgtggaaccatggaactgtggaaccatggaaccatggaacggtggaaccatggaactgtggaaccatggaacggtggaaccatggaaccatggaacggtggaaccatggaactgtggaaccatggaactgtggaaccatggaaccatggaacggtggaaccatggaactgtggaaccatggaaccatggaacggtggaaccatggaactgtggaaccatggaaccatggaacggtggaaccatggaattgtggaaccgtggaactgtAGGAACTACTGTAATTATATTGTAgtttattgctgattcagctataTTCGTGAGTCTTATATCAAGTACCAACCGAAAAACTGTTCTATAAGTaattaataaaattaatatgaaGCCACAAATTGAAAAACTGTTCTATAAGTTACACTAGTCCAGCATCCTTGGCCATGGAGTAGAAGGCAGACTTGTGGTCAGAGAGGAGACCAGTGGGAGAGTCATACTCAGCTATCCTGCCAGAGTCCAGCACCATCACCCTGTAGAAAAACCGTTATATTACTGCCCATAACCAAAATGTGAGAACAATGGACCCTTTTTCGCAGCTAAGATGATGACTAGACGGCAcattaaggttacggtatagtGATTGCTCATAaatattcatgagtttttTGTTAGCTTTTTCCTCTCCTTGCAGGACAAAAGAAGTCTGCTGTATATATTTGTATGAAAATCAAttctattgctattgtttGTTTAAGAATGAAATGATTATGAAGATGCATGAAAGAGACAAGATAAAATCAAAACTGCTAGTATAACACTATTTTAGTCGGCATTTTGTATGAGCAATAAGTACTTGCAGCTCTCATTCAAGACTTGTAGATGTAAATAAATACCTTCCAGAGGGCGACACGAAGAGATATAGCTTGTAAAACTTCATACGGAAGAGCTAAAGCTAAAACGAGACGGTAAGTACCTACAAACTCGCTCGATCTCTCTATAAACTGACGGCTAGCTGCAACTCACTTGACTGTATTCAACATTTCTCTTCGTGTCGCCCTGCCCATTCATTCGTATAAATAGATAGAAGCTTCAGTTCAATATTTCCTGGCCTAACCGAGGCTAAAATTTGCCGACTGAGAAAATTTCTAACTTTGTGATTCTCCACTGTACAAAATacacaaaaataatgatattcatagagcGTTTGAATTTAGCAAGATTCCGGAAAAACAaacaatctacatgtatagaatcGAAATTACGGCTTAGTCGTGGACTAACAGTAGTAACGGTAAACCCattgtatctacatgtacatgtattaacgTAAATATGAATgttaggtacatgtacgtgttgtCAACCAAGATTGTGCAGGGGCTTGCTCAGTATAAACAGATCTGATtacaacgtacatgtatgtacagtatttTACTTTTTGGTATCGTACCGTAAGGAATGCCTTACATGTCATAGTCCATGATGGTGTTAAGTCTGTGTGCAATGGTGATTACGGTAGAGTCAGCAAACTCTGTTCGTATGGTCTTCTGGATGAGGTCATCAGTCTCCAGGTCCACGGCAGCTGTGGCCTCGTCTAACACCAGGATCTTGGTCTTACGGAGGAGAGCTCGAGCCAGACACACCAACTGACGCTGACCAACACTGTGAGAAAAACAACGAAATGAACATCATGACCATTTTCATTCTCACCTGAGGTTTTCCCCGCCCTCTGCCACTTCGTGTTGCAAGCCCTTCTCAAGACCAGATATAAATGTGCTGAGGTGGGCACTCTCTAACGCTGACCACACCTCCTGGTCGGTATGGGTGTCAAAGGGGTCAAGGTTCACCCTGAGAGTCCCCGAGAACAAAACTGGGTCCTGAGTAATAAACACATCTTTATGGTTTTTGTAACAAAAGCATGAATATTCTAGACACACTCATAGTACACGTAGCatggagtacatgtacatgcactgtacctgTGGTATGATGGTGATTCTAGACCTGAGGTCATTCAAACCAAACACAGAAATGTTGATATTGTCAATGAAGATCGAGCCTCCAGCCGACTCAATGATACGGAACAGAGCCAGGGTGAGTGACGACTTGCCAGCTCCAGTACGACCCACTATACCAACCTACACAATAGACAAACAAGTTGAAACTGAATTTAAGATAATGTTTGAATCAAAAAGTCATTCAAATGTTTGCTGCTCaaatgtatactgcatgtgtatgcgtgcattatacatacatgtaaccgCAAAGGGGGGAATTAATTTAAGCTCACAATTGATATAGAACTTTTTTTTAGGTTACATATTTAGAGAGGAGCACCTTTGTTCCTCCTGGGATCTCTGCTGAGATTTTCCGGAGGACTAGGTCCAGTCCCTCCCTATAGCGAGTGGAGTATTGGTCAAACTTGACATATCCCTGGCTAGGCCACACGGGAGAGGGGCGGTGAGACTCCACAATGGGTGGGGCTTCTGTGGGGGTCTCTGCATACTCTTTAGTCCTCTCAACAGCCACGATGTTGGTCTCCAGCTCACTAGTCATACGAACCATCCAGTTGAGAGTTTGTGTCAACTAAAGAACGGTGCAGGAAGTGCATATAAAATCATATCAATTAAGCTGGTAAAGTAGTATGACTGATCTCTATACAGCCTGTCTGATGCAcacttgtgtatatatacgtacatcacTGTACCTGCAATGAGTAGCTGATGGACAGACCCACTAGGCCAGCACTGATCCCAGGAAGCTGGTTGGGGAAGTTTCTCTGAAGGACAGCAAACAGAGCGGTAGATAAGATGATCAGGTTACCCACAAACTCAAGACGAATGGCCAGCCATCTAAAAAGAGAAAGAACATGAATAATGTATTGCATAAACCACTCAATGTGTTGCACTTGCAAGCTACAGATTTATGATACAAAAATGAACTTTATCCAACCTGTTAGCACAGATGCTTGGGTAGTAGGCGATCTGGTTGTAGTCTACTCTGGACTGACTCTCTAGCATAAACTTCTCCTGCTTGCGATAAGCCCTGATGGTGGAGGCCCCAGTGACCGTCTCTTGGAAGTGTGAGTAGATAGGTGAGCGGGTGATGGACTCCAGTCGCTTCAGCTGACGAGACGTGGTCACATAGAACCGCTTTGGGAGAACAATTTTTAGGTCAACATTGAAATTAAATACACGTACTTGTAGAACTAACCTGGACTAGCAAGTAGAATATTCCTAGCGGTATGATGACCACCCCGAAAATGGGTGTGGAAATCACGATGACCATAATTGTGCTGATTACTGAAAAGAAGGTGAAGAAGAAAGCTTGCAGTGATCTTGGTATAGTCTCATCAATCGTATAAATGTCCTTCGAGAATCTGTTCAGGATTCGACCAGTAGGGGTTGTGTCAAAGAAAGACATTGGAGATCGTAGGATGTTCTTAAGCATTCCAGTGTGGAGGGTTCGTGATGCCATCACCCCGGCTGACGCTAGTGTAATTGAAGAAACGAGCACCATGAATGCCTGGGAAAATCCAAGACCAGTATAAATTCCTAGATAGcacccactgtgtgtgtgtatggatgTGGGTATGGATCGATTGTGATACTAACATGTGTACCGTACAACCTAATTACAAAAGATGTACGGTGAATGTGGTTTATTGAGAAACCGATCGAAGAGATCGCTACTACTGATAAGGGCTATAATTCAGTTGGCAATCAAAAATGGTGTTGATAGCTACACAAACTCACACATCAAGGTGATCTGGGTGGTCACAAAATGTTATAGCAGTGAAGTTAGTCTTATTGAAATTTCCTTCAGCATTGCTCCACTCAGCAAGCCAAAAGTTGGAGCTGACTGACACGACGTTAGACAAACCATAAAAGAGGAAAACGAGCACGCTCATTATCCAAGTACAGGCCTTGATGTAGGACTTGATTACAGAGATGCTGACAGTCCCAGTTTTAGCTTTCTCTTCATTGATGATGGTCGTACCACTCTTCTTTCCATCTAAAGActgcacatgtacgtagaaggcatatacatgtatgtgtacatataattacaaGACAAGCACCCACATTTTAGTAGATACATacaaatgtatacatgtacaatattaAAAACGGCATGTGTCcattgtacaataataatgcgAATCTGACTATCGATATTAGAGATTATATGTACTGAACAACCAATTAGGTACAGGTAAACTCTACATGACACGGCATCCACAAAATTACGGATTACAACTGCACACAGTAGAAGATGAGGCCTGTTAGAAAATCACGAATGCACTTACTTTTTTTGAAGGATGCTTATCAAGGGAGGACTGTGAGGAATGGTACGACAAGACCTGCAGTGATTCTTGAGATCTCTTCAATAGTGAGGCTTGAGAACTGGCATTGCTTTCCAGTGACTCTTGTGATCCTTGCTTCTCAAGTTTAGCTCTCAGCACTTCAGGGGTAGGGTTGAACTCTGCAGCACCTTCAGTGTCATTTAATGCTGTATAGAGAGAGAATTTATAGACAGCTGAAAACTTGCTCATTGCCAATCAAAGCAATTCACACCATTAAAATGTGTGTGCAGATTCAAAACATATCAATGCAACAACATTTTATATGCACGTCCAGGTTAGTAGGGTGAATGCTGTTTCATACCGGTTTCTTTCTCATCTGTATGGCTATGAGACCTCTGAAACCCAGTGAAGACTCTGTCACTTTTGATCACCTGTAGCTCAACACCAGAGTTGGACTCCTGTGACTGCTGTCTTTGAGCTTGTACTATCGCAGCATCGCCTTTAGAAACATAAACATGTATATTAATTAGTGTACTTTACGTAACTTGTATCCATTGATTTTTAGCACTCCACTCACCTggcccctcctccccctcttcATTGTCCATATTGCTGAAGTTTCTGAGGAACTCGGCAAATGTTCCATTGTTCTCAATGAGCTCAGTGTAGGTGCCCGTCTCAGTCACCTTCCCCTCCACCATCACCACAATCTTGTCACATTGCGACAGGAACCCAACGCCATGCGTCACCAAGATTCGGGCCTGGGATTAGACAAAGAGTGCATGGATCTCAGTAGCAACCAACCACTACCCACCTTTCCTCTGAGCATTCCGTCAGGGCCGATCACTTTGTCAAAGATATGTTTGCCAACATGAGAGTCCACGGCACTGAGAGGGTCGTCCAAAAGGTAGACATCGGCCTCCTGATACACTGCACGGGCTAAACTCACTCTCTGCTTTTGACCACCACTCAGGTTGATgccctgtgagggtgtgaggatgtgagggtgtgaggcatgtgggggtgtgtagcaatgatatacatgtaccttctcCCCTATCTCGGTCATGTCTCCTCCTGGCAGGATCTCAAGGTCAGGCTCCAGAGCACAGCCACTGAGGCAATTACTATACAAAATATCCTTTGTCTGCTTCCCAAACAGAATGTTGTCCTTGACTGTGGCATTTTGAATCCAGGCTTGTTGAGAAACGTAAGCCACTtgaccctgtgtgtgtatgggttgGTGGATACATTCATGGTTACTTAATTGTTATCCCACCTTGACTGACACTTGTCCCTGTGTCTTGTCCATCTCTCCGAGAAGGGCCTGGATGAGGGAGGACTTGCCTGCCCCCACGTGACCCACCACTGCCACCAGCTCACCAGCCTTCACATCAAAGTccactctgtgtgtgcagggaATAGTGTGTACAGAGAGTCTATGCAGTCACTCCAGTCAACACTCACCCGCTCAGTGTGGCCTTACTGCCTTCATCATCCCACGAGAACGTCCCATCACTCATTGCCACAGAACTTTCCTTACCTGCATGACAAATCACAGTGtaagatatacatgtatatgtacatgcaatgcagAAACCCATTCGCAAAGCctgtgtacatgattgtaagctgaacatgtataattgtaaaCATCACCGATGGCAGGATCCTCCCTCCAAGTGATAGTGTTTGGGTCCAGTTCATCGTTCTCCAGGAATGTACGTAACCTCTTCACAGAGACAACCACCTAA contains these protein-coding regions:
- the LOC135350753 gene encoding uncharacterized protein LOC135350753, producing MELWNHGTVEPWNNGTMELWNHGTMEPWNHGTMERWNHGTVEPWNCGTMEPWNCGTMELWNHGTVDGGTMELWNGGTMELWNHGTVEPWNRGTMELWNHGTMERWNGGTIKLWNHGTVELWNHGTMELWNNGTVEPWNCGTMERWNHGTVEPWNCGTMERWNHGTVEPWNYGTMEPWNHGTMELWNGGTMERWNHGTVEPWNCGTVELWNHGTMERWNGGTVEPWNCETMEPWNHGTMERWNHGTVEP
- the LOC135350756 gene encoding multidrug resistance-associated protein 1-like isoform X1, producing the protein MESLLDTFCLPVSNFWWDGPNCPDNRTSCYDEVDLSLCFEDSAIFYGIVALFLFLAVFWFISAIPVVCGSQTRPSIPIGLLHVAKLLLLLVPLATALCDFGYTIYQGAGSAAPYQYLTPLILTVTIVVCLLMMTRDRIVGQRSSGLLFLFWLGLVIYGTIKLRTLSLLSIDNNGVQDVFRFMTFVLQYMTYIAQFVLSLFKEPTSKKYSTIDVTQQQRKPCPEMEATFLSRITWWWQNAQIWYGWRHPLTYDDLADLNEKDKSGVVAPQFQKHWDNEIKRAGINLSDKERGTSNRHQLEQLFDESYRPSGHLFSSDVEHETRQKKSAPSLVRALFKTFWRIFLISGLFKLSQDLLAFVSPQLLRLIIGFTNDPNVPYWHGYLFAILLFLTTVVQSLLLRQYFHRVFRMGMRIRTSIIAAVYDKSLRLSNKARRTSTVGEIVNLMSVDAQRFMDLMTFIHLIWSAPLQILLSLIFLYLSMGPSIFAGVAVMILTIPVNALIASYSKKLQAKQMVFKDSRIKIVNEVLNGIKVIKLYAWELPFQKMIFGIRDKELDVLRKATYLNAAGSFTWMCAPFMVALATFTTFSLANLHNPDEGLTAERAFVALSLFNILRFPLSMLPRLISMLVQVVVSVKRLRTFLENDELDPNTITWREDPAIGKESSVAMSDGTFSWDDEGSKATLSGVDFDVKAGELVAVVGHVGAGKSSLIQALLGEMDKTQGQVSVKGQVAYVSQQAWIQNATVKDNILFGKQTKDILYSNCLSGCALEPDLEILPGGDMTEIGEKGINLSGGQKQRVSLARAVYQEADVYLLDDPLSAVDSHVGKHIFDKVIGPDGMLRGKARILVTHGVGFLSQCDKIVVMVEGKVTETGTYTELIENNGTFAEFLRNFSNMDNEEGEEGPGDAAIVQAQRQQSQESNSGVELQVIKSDRVFTGFQRSHSHTDEKETALNDTEGAAEFNPTPEVLRAKLEKQGSQESLESNASSQASLLKRSQESLQVLSYHSSQSSLDKHPSKKSLDGKKSGTTIINEEKAKTGTVSISVIKSYIKACTWIMSVLVFLFYGLSNVVSVSSNFWLAEWSNAEGNFNKTNFTAITFCDHPDHLDVGCYLGIYTGLGFSQAFMVLVSSITLASAGVMASRTLHTGMLKNILRSPMSFFDTTPTGRILNRFSKDIYTIDETIPRSLQAFFFTFFSVISTIMVIVISTPIFGVVIIPLGIFYLLVQRFYVTTSRQLKRLESITRSPIYSHFQETVTGASTIRAYRKQEKFMLESQSRVDYNQIAYYPSICANRWLAIRLEFVGNLIILSTALFAVLQRNFPNQLPGISAGLVGLSISYSLQLTQTLNWMVRMTSELETNIVAVERTKEYAETPTEAPPIVESHRPSPVWPSQGYVKFDQYSTRYREGLDLVLRKISAEIPGGTKVGIVGRTGAGKSSLTLALFRIIESAGGSIFIDNINISVFGLNDLRSRITIIPQDPVLFSGTLRVNLDPFDTHTDQEVWSALESAHLSTFISGLEKGLQHEVAEGGENLSVGQRQLVCLARALLRKTKILVLDEATAAVDLETDDLIQKTIRTEFADSTVITIAHRLNTIMDYDMVMVLDSGRIAEYDSPTGLLSDHKSAFYSMAKDAGLV
- the LOC135350752 gene encoding uncharacterized protein LOC135350752, which codes for MERWNHRTVEPWNDGTMEPWNCGTMELWNHGTVERWNHGTVEPWNCGTMELWNDGTMELWNHGTVEPWNYGTMELWNHGTMEPWNGGTVEPWNCGTMELWNHGTVEPWNYGTMERWNGGTMELWNHGTMEPWNGGTMELWNHGTVEPWNCGTMERWNGGTMELWNHGTMELWNHGTVESWNCGTMELWNHGTMERWNHGTVEPWNCGTMELWNCGTVELWNHGTVDGGTMERWNHGTVEPWNCGTMEPWNGGTMELWNHGTMERWNSETIKLWNHGTVELWNHGTMELWNHGTVER
- the LOC135350756 gene encoding multidrug resistance-associated protein 1-like isoform X2, yielding MESLLDTFCLPVSNFWWDGPNCPDNRTSCYDEVDLSLCFEDSAIFYGIVALFLFLAVFWFISAIPVVCGSQTRPSIPIGLLHVAKLLLLLVPLATALCDFGYTIYQGAGSAAPYQYLTPLILTVTIVVCLLMMTRDRIVGQRSSGLLFLFWLGLVIYGTIKLRTLSLLSIDNNGVQDVFRFMTFVLQYMTYIAQFVLSLFKEPTSKKYSTIDVTQQRKPCPEMEATFLSRITWWWQNAQIWYGWRHPLTYDDLADLNEKDKSGVVAPQFQKHWDNEIKRAGINLSDKERGTSNRHQLEQLFDESYRPSGHLFSSDVEHETRQKKSAPSLVRALFKTFWRIFLISGLFKLSQDLLAFVSPQLLRLIIGFTNDPNVPYWHGYLFAILLFLTTVVQSLLLRQYFHRVFRMGMRIRTSIIAAVYDKSLRLSNKARRTSTVGEIVNLMSVDAQRFMDLMTFIHLIWSAPLQILLSLIFLYLSMGPSIFAGVAVMILTIPVNALIASYSKKLQAKQMVFKDSRIKIVNEVLNGIKVIKLYAWELPFQKMIFGIRDKELDVLRKATYLNAAGSFTWMCAPFMVALATFTTFSLANLHNPDEGLTAERAFVALSLFNILRFPLSMLPRLISMLVQVVVSVKRLRTFLENDELDPNTITWREDPAIGKESSVAMSDGTFSWDDEGSKATLSGVDFDVKAGELVAVVGHVGAGKSSLIQALLGEMDKTQGQVSVKGQVAYVSQQAWIQNATVKDNILFGKQTKDILYSNCLSGCALEPDLEILPGGDMTEIGEKGINLSGGQKQRVSLARAVYQEADVYLLDDPLSAVDSHVGKHIFDKVIGPDGMLRGKARILVTHGVGFLSQCDKIVVMVEGKVTETGTYTELIENNGTFAEFLRNFSNMDNEEGEEGPGDAAIVQAQRQQSQESNSGVELQVIKSDRVFTGFQRSHSHTDEKETALNDTEGAAEFNPTPEVLRAKLEKQGSQESLESNASSQASLLKRSQESLQVLSYHSSQSSLDKHPSKKSLDGKKSGTTIINEEKAKTGTVSISVIKSYIKACTWIMSVLVFLFYGLSNVVSVSSNFWLAEWSNAEGNFNKTNFTAITFCDHPDHLDVGCYLGIYTGLGFSQAFMVLVSSITLASAGVMASRTLHTGMLKNILRSPMSFFDTTPTGRILNRFSKDIYTIDETIPRSLQAFFFTFFSVISTIMVIVISTPIFGVVIIPLGIFYLLVQRFYVTTSRQLKRLESITRSPIYSHFQETVTGASTIRAYRKQEKFMLESQSRVDYNQIAYYPSICANRWLAIRLEFVGNLIILSTALFAVLQRNFPNQLPGISAGLVGLSISYSLQLTQTLNWMVRMTSELETNIVAVERTKEYAETPTEAPPIVESHRPSPVWPSQGYVKFDQYSTRYREGLDLVLRKISAEIPGGTKVGIVGRTGAGKSSLTLALFRIIESAGGSIFIDNINISVFGLNDLRSRITIIPQDPVLFSGTLRVNLDPFDTHTDQEVWSALESAHLSTFISGLEKGLQHEVAEGGENLSVGQRQLVCLARALLRKTKILVLDEATAAVDLETDDLIQKTIRTEFADSTVITIAHRLNTIMDYDMVMVLDSGRIAEYDSPTGLLSDHKSAFYSMAKDAGLV